The genomic window ttGAGTCGGCATATCATATTGAAATTTACaaagtccctctaaccatccaactgCAGGTTGGTTCGCTAGTACGATGCATACGTTAGTTATTAGTAATGCTACATATACATAGGTTTGCGGTGGTTTTACAGGCAGGATCGAGCTTAATTAATCGTTGGGAAAAGATTCCAGTTCCTAATCACAACTCCTACTAGGTAGTTGGAACTTGGAACCTAAGTTTGTACGTACCACAAATATTAATAACAGTAAAAAATTACAGTGAGAGACAGTCCGTACGCCGGGCGCGTATATACACATACATATATTTGCATGGCCCTTGGTGAATCGAAAAACCAGTTCGCAGCCAACGGGAATCTCGCACGTGCCGCGCATGTGTCCCGTACGTCCATGCACGCGTCGTCCATACCGCGCGGTGAAACTACTTACCATGCAGTAACAAACCTGCTAGAGTACCAGTAAAAGAAAAAGGATATACAAACACAGTGCGTTgaatcttctttctttctttcttccttcattctagaGTGAGCCCTGCATCTGCATGGCAGCGGTGCATGGCCGACGGCGGACGGCGACGGGTCAGGCCCAGCTGGGAGATTAAGCGAACATTTGGTCTACTGATTGGCTTGACTGAATCGGGCGAGCATGAGCGAGGGGACCATGCTAGCTAACATTATCGCCATGCCTGAATCCCACCAACAAATTGACAAGCTCCCTCACTCACTCACTTNNNNNNNNNNNNNNNNNNNNNNNNNNNNNNNNNNNNNNNNNNNNNNNNNNNNNNNNNNNNNNNNNNNNNNNNNNNNNNNNNNNNNNNNNNNNNNNNNNNNNNNNNNNNNNNNNNNNNNNNNNNNNNNNNNNNNNNNNNNNNNNNNNNNNNNNNNNNNNNNNNNNNNNNNNNNNNNNNNNNNNNNNNNNNNNNNNNNNNNNNNNNNNNNNNNNNNNNNNNNNNNNNNNNNNNNNNNNNNNcaccaccaccaccaccatcatcatcatcatcagatcGACGACCGGCCGGCGTCCACTAAGACTAACACAATCATTGGCCGGCCGACGAGCGAGCCCCTGAGCTCCTCATTGATTCATCAATctctgcgtgcgtgcgtgcgtgagcCTCATCCGGTCAATTGACCGCCCGCCCGCGAGCCAGCTAGTTAGCTCAACAATTTGGATCGCAAGCAACGAGATAATTGATAGTACTTGTAACAAGGACCACCAATTAGTAGACAGTGTAAAGACGAAATGAAACAGCATCGATTGATCTTGCATGTTTGTTCTTCATCAAGGGGCCTCACTCACTCACTCAAAATCAAAGCACCAGGTAGGAACTAGGACAGATTTATAATTGAAATGAAGCTAGCTGCACAAATTTAAGTCTCGGAAGGAGTACTAGGAAACAACAGAGCAAAATGGAGCTcccgagctagctagctagtaatgGTGGCTGACTCTGACGGgactgctagctagctagctagattaccttgtggtggtggtggtggcgctcaTGGCTGATGTACTGTACACACCCAATTCGCAGTGGGGAAAAAACATCAAGAAAGTAATTAAGCAAGcagcaacaacaagaagaagaagaagaagaagaagaagaagaagaagaagaagcggctaAGATTATGTAGGCTGGGATGGATGGAGAGCTCGGCTaggcggagaaagggggaagaAATGTACGCCGGTACGTAGCTACAGCAGCAGTGGAAAGAAGAAGCAAACGATTGAAAGAATGTGGCGGCCGGCCTGCCGGAGGTGGCCGGCAGGTCCTAGTAGTCGCGCCAGCAGACGAGCATGGAGACGCAGCGGCGGACGATGTAGAAGCGCGCGCGGTGCTCCTTCACCGCCTCCACGCACTTCTTGGACAGCCGCCTCCTTGACTCGGCCTCCTCCTTCTTCTGCTGCTCCGACGACGAGCTCCCGCTTCCGCTGGCGCCGGCGCTGCCGTCCCGGGTGGCGGTGACGCTGGCCGAGTAGCTCCGGCTCAGGCCCCCGCCGCTGGTGCTGGCCCCGGACCCGGACGCGTCGCCGTAGTAGTAGTTCCGGCCCGATCTGCTCCGCCCCTTCTTGGACAGCTTCCACTTGTCGTCCCCCTCCATGCTTCCAACCTAGATcagccctgccgccgccgccggcgacttAGACGTAAATGCAGGCGGGTCGGTGGAGACGGATGGATGGAGTGGACAGTGCGCGTGGAATGAGCAGAGCGAGCGATAGAAGAAGAAATGGAGCGGGCGAGTGAATCAATGAATGGTGTGCTAGCTGCAGAGCAGAGCAGGGAGTGAGGGAGTGGGAGGGAGTGGGAATGGGGCCGCCCTGTCTCCTCCCCCTCCTCAGCTCAGCTCAGCTGGCTTCGCCTCGCCTCGCTCCCAAACAAACCCAACCCGACCCCAACCCTTCGACGGATGGAAGACAACTCCTCCAACCAGGCACCAGCTCAGCTCAGCTCACTCTCACTCACTCACTGTGCTTGGCCGCTACCGCCATGAAAACGCAAACGCAGAGTACATTCCGTCTGGCGTCTGTGACCGATGGATCGATCGATGGTGGCGGTGGAAGTGGAACCCCGTGGCCCGTCGGATCCACCTGCCCTGCCCTGAACCATCTCGAGACGGAAGAAAAGCCGCCGCAGATGGTGCTGCTGGTGCTGGTGCAGACGCCTACGCGCCTCTAAAAATTCCGTTGGTACCTGTTGAATATCTTTTGTATAGGCAGTATATCGCATGTATATGTAGAATCATTTCCTACCTTGCCCCGCCTCCTAGTTATCATGTATAGTCGAGGCCGTGGGCTGCTCATTGTAAATATATACGTGCGTGTATGCACCCAAATCAATTGAGAGTCGCATTGCCAAACAATATGGTATCAGTTTTCCTCACACGATCCTCTTCCTAAACAGCTTCCGCTCCTGCTGCCGCCGCGCCCTAGGCTGCCGCCGccgcatcaccgccgccgccgccccctagctgcgccgccgccgccgcttcttcTCCCTGCCGCTGCTTcccctccagccgcaccaccaccTTCCCTCTCCCACCCGACATCGCCATGGCCTCACCCGCCTCCTCCGCATCCGGTTCCGTCGTCCCCAACCCCTTCGCTGGCCCCGATCCCGTGCTCATCCGTGATCTTGACATCCACCGCCGTGTCCCCGTGTGCCTTGACTACTCCACCTCCACCTACTATGCCTGGAAGACCTATTTCTCTCTAGTGTTCCGCGAGTATCATCTCCATGATCACGTCGACGGTTCCGTGGATTCCAGCCTCATGCTCGGTGATGTAGAGTGGACGACCATCGATGCTACACTCATCCggtggttctacctcaccatctccaaGGATCTCTTCCACACGATGGTCAGCGACGGGGATGACGCCCTCGCCGTTTGGACCAAACTCAACGGGCTCTTCACCGACAACCAACTCCAACGCCGGGTTTTTCTTCAACAAGAGTTTTTTGGGTCGCATCAACTTGATTCCTCTGTCGATGACTATTGCATGCGTCTCAAGAAACTTGCAGATGAGCTCCGTGATCTCGGCGAAATCATCTCCGACGATCTCCTCCTCAGCACCCTCTCCGCCGGGCTCAATGAAGAGTTTGGCAACGCTGCCTCCAACCTCACCTTGATCCCGGAGCCAACCTTTGCCAAGGTTGTGGCTTACTTGCGTCTGGAGGAACGTCGCATGAAGATGGCGAAAACTAGGGCGACCCACGTCGCCCTCGCTGCCGGGACCTCCCGCGGCGGCCCGCCCCCGCCGGCTCCACAGGCGCCCGCCGCGCCGCGGTTCCCTCCTCCGgcggcctcctacgggccgtacccGCCACCACCAGCGGGCCACTTCCAGGGGCCGCCACCCCCGCCTGCCTCCTCCGATCGCCGCCGTGGTGGGCGTCGCGGTCGCAAGGGAAACGGCCAGGGGGCCAGCCTCGTCAGCAGCAGGCCACCGCGCCCTGGGCCGCGGCCCAGAACCCGTGGACGGGCCTGGTTCATGCGTATAGCATGCCGGTGTCCCGCCCGCCCGCTCCTGGCCTTCTGGGGCCACGTCCCGCAGCGCACCAGGCGCTGATCGCCGCGCCACAGGCGCCGTACGCCGCGCCATCTCCAGGCGCCTACGCCATGGCGCCCtacaccgcgccgccgccggtgcCCTATGCCGCGGCGCCATATGCCGCACTGCCACCGTCGGCGCCGCCGCTCCCGCCGGCTCCATGGGATCCAGCTCTTCTCGCGGCGCTCCAGTCCGCCCCCTCACCAGCCAACTACACGGGTGGCGGCGATTGGTACATGGATAGTGGCGCCACCTCTCATATGGCTGCCAACCCCGGTACTCTCCACTCCTCATATCCTGTTCATACCTCCAATCGTATTACTGTTGGCGATGGGTCATCTCTTCCTATCACGCACATAGGCCATGCTTACTTTCCGTCCACATCTACACCGATTTCATTATCTAACATACTTGTCTCTCCCGAACTCATTActaatcttgtttccgttcgttcCCTTACTCGTGATAACCCTGTcaccgttgaatttgacatgtgtggtttttctgtcaaggacgcccgtacccggatggtgctccaccgatgtgatagccccgacgagctctacccagTCCACCcacccgcctccacctccacctctccGGTCGCCCTCTCCATCGGTGTGGAtctttggcacgctcgcttgggaCATCCGAACGACAccacccttcgtcatattcttcgGAGTTTTTCTTTCACTTGTAATAAAACCAACGGTCACACTTGTCATGCGTGTCGTCTAGGCAAACATACTCGGCTTCCTTTTAGCACTTCCTCGTCAGTTGCATCGTATCCGTTTGAACTACTTCATAGTGATGTGTGGACTTCTCCAGTTGCAAGTAATACCGGCTACACCTATTATCTTGTCATTTTAGATGActtttcgcactatgtgtggaccttcccgttgcggcgGAAATCCGATGTCATATCCATTCTCACCGCCTTTTACTCCTATGTCACCACCCAGTTTGGTCGCCCCATCCACGCTATCCAAACCGACAACGGGAAGGAGTTCAACAACCTCGCGGTTCGCACCCTCCTCACCACACATGGCACGATATTTCGTCTCACTTGTCCCTATACCTCGCAACAAAATGGGCGCGCAGAACGGGTCTTACACACTCTTAACGATTGTGTCTGCACCTTGTTATTTCACGCTAATGTGCCACCCCGCTTCTGGCCCGATGCACTTGCCACCGCATCACGCCTCATCAACATTCGGCCTTGCCGTGTCCGCGGCAACTTTGCACCACACCACTTGCTTTTCGGGAGCCCCCCATCTTATGACGATCTTCGCATCTTCGAGTGCCTCTGCTATCCCAGCATCGCCTCTACCACCCCTCATAAGCTCGCTCCTCGCTCTCTTGTGTGCATCTTCTTGGGTTACCCTGCCAACACCAAGGGCTACCGCTGCTATGACCCTGTTTCTCACCGTGTCTTCACCTCTAGACACGTTTACTTTGACGAAAGGGtttttccgtttcagcaggtaccacCGACCGACTCGCCAGCGTCTTCACCTTCTGCTACTGGTGGCTCGGTCTCGGGCCTCCTTGGTGCGCCCCCGCGCCCTCGGGCCTCCCTCGGGCCGCCTCCTGGTTTCGGCCCCCTCCCCGCCTTGCGGGCTGCCGGCTCGGCGGCTGCGGCTTCGGAGGGTTCGGCGCCCCGCTCGGCGGCTGCGGGATCGGCCTCGGGCCCAGTCCCCTCGCCCGACGCCGCGGTGTCCTTGACGTCCTCCGCGACACCCGTCGCCTCGGCGCCTTCCTCGCCCTCCGCCGGGGCCCCCGCGTCGGGCTCTACAGCGACCTTGCCCCAGACGCCCGCCTCCGACTCACCGGCGGGCTCGGCTGAGGGCTCTCCGCCGGCCTCTCCAGCGCCTGCGTCGCCCGGATCCGCGCAGGGATCTCCTGCGCCCTCGGCCGGCTCGGTCTCGGCGGGCTCTTCTTCATCCTCGCCCGCCGCACCGGCCCCGCCGCCCTCCCGCATGGTGACTCGTGCCCGGACCGGTGCGCTCCGCCCGAGCCAGTGATACTCTGCCGACGAGTACCTGCTTGCGGCCTCGGTGCCGTCCACCTCAGCTCCTTCTCCCCTCCCATCGTCGGCTCGAGCGGCTCTTCGAGACCCTCATTGGCTCGccgcgatgcaggaggagttcgacgcaCTTCAGCGTAACCGCACCTGGCAGTTGGTGCCTCGGCCGCCGCACGCTAACGTGATCAGCGGCAAATGGGTCTTTCGGCATAAGACCCGGCCTGACGGGAcccttgagcgctacaaggctcggtgGGTCGTTCGTAGTTTCCGTCAGCGCGCCggtgtggacttcaccgacaccttcgccccggttgtcaaaccgggcactaTCCGCACTGTCCTCCAGCTGGCGGTCTCCCGCGCATGGCCCGtccaccagatggacgtctccaacgcatTCCTTCATGGCCATCTCGCCGAGCAGGTCTACTGTCAGCAGCCCATCGGCTTCGTCGACGCCACTCAGCCGGATCATGTGTGCCTGCTCTCGCGCTCACTCTATGGGctcaagcaggctcctcgtgcttggtacCAGCGGATCACTGCCTTCCTTCAGCAGCTTGGCTTCGTGGCCACCCGCTCGGATGCCTCTCTATTCGTCTACCAGCACGCCATTGGGACGGCTTACCtgctgctctacgtcgacgacatcatcctgactgctTCCACGACTGAGCTTCTCCGACAGCTCACGGCTCGCCTCGGCACCGAGTTCGCGATGAAGGACCTCGGTCCTTTACACTACTTCCTCGGGATCGAGGTTGTGCGTCGTGCGGACGggttctttcttcatcagcagcaGTACGCCCAGGAGTTACTCGAGCGCGCCGGCATGCTTAATTGTAAGCCCGCACCTACGCCTATCGACACGAAGGCTAAGGTCTCCGCTCTTGAAGGCACCCCGGCGCAGGATGCCGCCTTTTACCGGTCCATTGTTGGGGCCCTGCAGTACTTGACGCTCACTCGTCCCGACCTACAGTACGCggttcagcaggtgtgcctccacatgcacGCTCCCCGTGACTCTCACTGGTCCTTGGTGAAGCGGATTCTCCGTTACATCCGCGGCACTATGGGTCTTGGTCTCATGTTGACGACGTCCTCCTCCACGGATCTGGTGGCCTACTCCGAtgccgactgggccggctgccccgacactcggcgctccacctctggctactgcgtctacctcgggccctccctcatctcgtggtcgtctaaacgacaacccacggtgTCCAGGtcgagtgccgaggctgagtatcgcgctgtggctaATGCTGTTGCAGAGTGCTCCTGGCTACGGCAGCTTCTTCAGGAGTTGCACCTTGGCGTGGCCAAGGCTACcgttgtctactgcgacaacgtctctgccgtctacctctccgccaaccccgttcatcatcgtcgcacgaaacacatcgagctcgacattcacttcgtgCGTGAGCAGGTGGCTCTCGGACACATACGGGTCTTACATGTCCCCATCGCTCAGCAGTTCGCCGATGTCATGACCAAGGGGTTACCGACGACTACAtttgaggagtttcggtccagtctatGCGTCACTAATGACGtatcgactgcggggggtgttgaataTCTTTTGTATAGGCAGTATATTGCATGTATATGTAGGATCATTTCCTACCTTGCCCCGCCTCCTAGTTACCATGTATAGTCGAGGCCGTGGGCTGCTCATTGTAAATATATACGTGCGTGTATGCACCCAAGTCAATTGAGAGTCGCATTGCCAAACAATAGTACCTACACTGCCTCCCCTCCCCAGTTTCATTTCACGCAcaaccacgcacgcacgcacgcagcaACTGGTGTAGAGTACAGTGTACGCAGCGTACTACTGCTACTACATGCAGTACAAATAAAAATTAAAGGTGGTAGGAGGAGCCGAGGAGCAGCACCCTCTCTCACACCAGATTTACTGCGAATCACTGTGCGTAACCTCTGAGTCACGCCACATGATCGCGCGCAAAGCTGCCGGCCACTGTCAAATCAGCCCATGTTAGCCGTTGCACGGCGTCCGTCCCGTCGGTCGGTGACCCTTTTCAAATGTTTCCCACACTGGTAATTAACTACCACTCCCACCGGCAGTGGCCAGTGGATACTACAACTACTACCAGTAATTAACCCTCACATTTTTACTTTCACCGGAACCAAAAGTGGCTTTGGGTCGGCATGTGGTGTGGTCGTCGGTTCTGTGGCTCGAAGCAGGACACGAGGCCTCTTTTTTTtcacctttctttctttctttcttgctcGGGAGGGCATTTCGCATGGCGGGTTAGGGTTACCGGGGGATGCTAGATATGGCTAAGCATGCAGCGTGGAGGGGTGGGTGTGCGCTCCATTATCGGCGGCTGGCGCTGCTCCTAATCCTAGGCTCCCATCCTAGCTGGGCTGGTGATCCGTCTCAGTGTGAATTATGGAGAGATGCAGAGGACGGTTGTACTGCCGCTAGTGCAAGTGCTGGGGTCGGTAATCATCGGCTAACCCAACTGTTCCTGTGCTAGAGCTGGTCTGCTAATTGAAGGCGACTTGACCAGACTGGGTTGTGTGTGGGGGGGCCTGGCAAGCACTCTGGTGGTATACTTGTGCATTTATTATCAGATGTTCAAATCCTCGggcagtttttttttttgagacagccGAGTGAGGAGAGCGGCAAGAACATCACCAACGGTGTCTTCGAGCCGTTTAGACCAAACGGAGAAAATGCTAGAGGGGCAATaacagggaaagcaaatgtaggaCCCGTATAGTTCATCACGGAAGAAGGAATTCACAGAGGCAACATCGGTAGCTAAccattaggccaactccaccgcgcgactccAAACGGACGTCCGGATTGGCCCGAATTTGTCCCTTTGGGGCGCCGATGGGTTCGCCCGTGTCCAGCCGTGTCCGTTGGGTCGTGCGTGCGCCCACCGCGCGGCCGCATCCCAAATCGTGTCCGGGATGGACGGGAATAAAAAAATTAATGaaataactaaaaaaagaaaataaacgcatttaaaaaaacataaaacatatatatgggttggccacaaaacggcccagtttcaaCGGCCACTTAAAAGGCCCAGATTCATAATTaacataataagaaaataaaaaaaactcctcccgcgcgctcctgccgcgcccgtcggtgccgtggccgtcgccgtcttcatTGGCCgtcggtgtcgtcgtcgtcgctgacgaggtcgacgtactccggcggcgtccagaggtggggcGGCGGTGCGTGGTAGACGGGGCCGGGCTGGACAgccggaggtgcctgcaccacctcctcccgcggcgacacctcccgctccggtgaccgcggcggagtggggcaccagttcacgcccaggtcggcggccatctccggcgcagtgcaggaccagccccacccctggcccagGAGCTGCTCGAACGCGGGCGGGTCCTCCTCCATCGGCTCCTCCGTGACAGCCGCCGTGACGGCCGCCAGCTGCAGCTCCGGGAAGGCGACGT from Triticum aestivum cultivar Chinese Spring chromosome 3B, IWGSC CS RefSeq v2.1, whole genome shotgun sequence includes these protein-coding regions:
- the LOC123067007 gene encoding small polypeptide ROTUNDIFOLIA LIKE 3; its protein translation is MEGDDKWKLSKKGRSRSGRNYYYGDASGSGASTSGGGLSRSYSASVTATRDGSAGASGSGSSSSEQQKKEEAESRRRLSKKCVEAVKEHRARFYIVRRCVSMLVCWRDY